The region CGAAATTTGTGAAATCCTTGAAAAATGAAAAAGATAAAAGTGGGGATATTTGGAGTAAGTGGTTATGCTGGACAGAAACTTGTTGAAATACTCCTGAATCATCCCTTTGCTAAAATTACCGAATGTTATGTTGCTCCAGAGGAAGGAACTCCAAGAATTGATGAAATAAATCCAAAGTTTAAAGGAAGAATTGATTTAAAATGTAAAAATTCACCTGATTGGAAAAGTATTGAAAAAAACTGTGATTGCATATTCCTTGCTTTACCACATATTATTTCTATGAATTTTGTTCCTGAAATTTTAAAAATTGGAAAAATTGTTATTGATTTAAGTGCAGATTACAGATTTAAAAATATAAAAACATATGAAAAGTGGTACACAAAACATAAAACTCCTGAATTGATAGAAATGGCTGTATATGGTCTTCCAGAAATAAATAGGGAAAAAATAAAAAATGCAAAACTTATTGCAAATCCTGGTTGTTACCCAACAAGTATAATTTTAGGAGTTCTTCCACTTATAAAAAATAATCTGATTGAAAATAAAATTATTGCAAATAGTGTAAGTGGTGTTTCAGGTGCTGGAAAATCACCCTCTCCTTCCAATATATTTGTTGAA is a window of bacterium DNA encoding:
- the argC gene encoding N-acetyl-gamma-glutamyl-phosphate reductase; this translates as MKKIKVGIFGVSGYAGQKLVEILLNHPFAKITECYVAPEEGTPRIDEINPKFKGRIDLKCKNSPDWKSIEKNCDCIFLALPHIISMNFVPEILKIGKIVIDLSADYRFKNIKTYEKWYTKHKTPELIEMAVYGLPEINREKIKNAKLIANPGCYPTSIILGVLPLIKNNLIENKIIANSVSGVSGAGKSPSPSNIFVECNENIKAYKIGEHRHQPEIEEILNKFGNKNYKVVFVPHLASYNQGILSTIYVELKEKISSEDIQNLYIDFYKNEPFVRIMNYGVSASVKNVFDTNFCDIGIKIVDEKNLVITSAIDNLVKGASGQAVQNMNIIFGFKETIPFI